The Panthera uncia isolate 11264 chromosome C1 unlocalized genomic scaffold, Puncia_PCG_1.0 HiC_scaffold_3, whole genome shotgun sequence genome includes a region encoding these proteins:
- the SSB gene encoding lupus La protein has product MAENGDNEKMAALEAKICHQIEYYFGDFNLPRDKFLKEQIKLDEGWVPLEIMIKFNRLNRLTTDFNVIVEALSKSKAELMEISEDKTKIRRSPSKPLPEVTDEYKNDVKNRSVYIKGFPTDATLDDIKEWLEDKGQVLNIQMRRTLHKAFKGSIFVVFESIESAKKFVDTPGQKYKDTDLLILFKEDYFAKKNEERKQNKVEAKLRAKQEQEEKQKLAEHAEMKSLEEKIGCLLKFSGELDDQTCREDLHILFSSHGEIKWIDFVRGAKEGIILFKEKAKEALDKAKDANNGNLQLRNKEVTWEVLEGDVEKEALKKIIEDQQESLNKWKSKGRRFKGKGKGNKAAQTGSAKGKVQFQGKKTKFDSDDEHDQNGASGPAKRAREETDKEEEPALKQQKTENGAGDQ; this is encoded by the exons ATGGCTGAAAATGGTGATAATGAAAAAATGGCTGCTCTCGAGGCCAAAATCTGTCATCAAATTGAG TATTATTTTGGTGACTTCAATTTGCCACGGgacaaatttttaaaggaacagaTTAAACTGGATGAAGGCTGGGTACCTTTGGAGataatgataaaattcaatag GTTAAACCGTCTAACAACAGACTTTAATGTGATAGTAGAAGCATTGAGCAAATCAAAGGCTGAACTCATGGAAATAAGTGAAGATAAAACTAAAATCAGAAGATCTCCAAGCAAACCCCTCCCTGAAGTGACTGATGAATATAAGAATGATGTAAAAAACAGATCTGTGTATATT AAAGGCTTCCCAACTGATGCAACCCTTGATGACATAAAAGAATGGTTAGAAGATAAAGGTCAAGTACTAAATATTCAGATGAGAAGAACATTGCACAAAGCATTTAAG GGATCAATATTTGTTGTGTTTGAGAGTATTGAATCTGCTAAGAAGTTTGTTGACACCCCTGGACAGAAGTATAAAGACACAGACTTGCTAATACTTTTCAA GGAAGattactttgcaaaaaaaaatgaagaaagaaagcaaaataaagtggAAGCTAAATTACGAGCTAAACA agagcaagaagaaaaacaaaagttagcaGAACATGCTGAAATG AAATCTCTAGAAGAGAAGATTGGCTGCTTGCTGAAGTTTTCAGGGGAGTTAGATGATCAGACCTGTAGAGAGGATTTGCACATCCTTTTCTCAAGTCATGGTGAAATAAAATGGATAGACTTTGTCAGAGGAGCAAAAGAG gggataattctttttaaagaaaaagctaagGAAGCACTGGATAAAGCCAAAGATGCAAATAATGGTAACCTACAATTAAGGAACAAAGAAGTGACGTGGGAAGTACTAGAAGGAGATGTGGAAAAAgaagcattgaaaaaaatcatagaagatcAACAAGAATCTCTAAACAAATGGAAGTCAAAAG GTCGCAGatttaaaggaaagggaaagggaaataaagctGCCCAGACTGGGTCAGCTAAAGGAAAAGTACAGTTTCagggcaagaaaacaaaatttgataGTGATGATGAACACGATCAAAATGGTGCATCCG GACCAgcaaaaagagcaagagaagaaacagacaaagaaGAGGAACCTgcattaaaacaacagaaaacagaaaatggtgCTGGAGACCAGtag